From the Bacteroidales bacterium genome, the window ATATAACCCTGAGGCACACAGTGATCAGGAATAATGAAAACCGGCGGATAATAATTCCCAACTCAGTAATCAATAACCAAACCATTATCAACAGCAATATTGTGGATGAAAAAGTTTGTGCGCTTATTGAGGTAGGTATCAGTTACGACAGCAGTATTGACCTTGCAATCCAAATCATACAGGAAGAGGTAATGAAGCATCCTTTTGCGCTTGATAACCGGACTGATGAGGAAAAAACTGAAGGCATGCCTGTGGTCACCGTGAGGGTGATGGGTTTTGGAGAATCGTCGGTAAATCTTCGCGCTTACGCCTGGGCTTCTACACCCCTAAATGCTTTCATCTTGCGAACCGATTTATATAAAATCATCAAAGAACGTTTTGACACCGAAGGCGTTGAAATTCCTTTCCCTTACCGTACGATCGTAATTAAGGATCAAACAAAAGATTCTAAATGAAAGAGCGCAAAATAAAATCATGGAAAAAACCAGGTGTATCGCCCGGCACACTTATTTATACACGAGAAAAGGTACAGGAC encodes:
- a CDS encoding mechanosensitive ion channel family protein — protein: MYVIVPVAIIVFAIIISNVFRALMHRYFERSSRLLHVDPTRYKFFKNAVSFIIFLVAVTIIFYTIPELKTIGVSLFAGAGILAIIIGFASQAAFANIISGIFIVTSKPFRVGDFIKISEEYVGTVEDITLRHTVIRNNENRRIIIPNSVINNQTIINSNIVDEKVCALIEVGISYDSSIDLAIQIIQEEVMKHPFALDNRTDEEKTEGMPVVTVRVMGFGESSVNLRAYAWASTPLNAFILRTDLYKIIKERFDTEGVEIPFPYRTIVIKDQTKDSK